The Candidatus Poribacteria bacterium genome contains the following window.
CTGGAGGCGCAGGAGAGGGAGGTCATAGAGTCCAGGAGATGGGGTGCCGTGGCGCTGATACAGGGGCCGTTGGCGGAGATATTCGCCGCCGCCGATAAAGCCGAAAAGGCGGCGAACGTGATCGTCGAGGAAGTTATCGGAAATTGCCCCCAGCAGATAATCGTCATGGCGATTTTCGGCGACACATCCGCCGTCCAGGCCGCCGTTGACGCCATAAGAGGCTAGGGGGGTTAAGGTGCCGTCGCTGGTCGATCTGGTAAGGGAAGCAGGCGTCGTTGGAGCCGGTGGCGCCGGATTTCCCACCCATGTCAAGATAGATGCTAAGGTCGATACCGTTATAGCCAATGGGTCGGAGTGTGAGCCACTGCTGC
Protein-coding sequences here:
- a CDS encoding BMC domain-containing protein, producing the protein MAIRVEMINAPTEGTIRRLCRRMRYLEAQEREVIESRRWGAVALIQGPLAEIFAAADKAEKAANVIVEEVIGNCPQQIIVMAIFGDTSAVQAAVDAIRG